A stretch of the Argentina anserina chromosome 6, drPotAnse1.1, whole genome shotgun sequence genome encodes the following:
- the LOC126798749 gene encoding nitrile-specifier protein 5 — MALRQGKWIKLEQTGTGPGARSSHAITQVGQKAYAFGGEFQPRVPVDNMIHVFDLKELTWSAISGTGDVPPPRVGVTMAAIGKTIYVFGGRDNEHKELNELYSFDTSTNKWTLISSGDAGPPHRSYHSVTTDDRHVYIFGGCGVAGRLNDLWAYDVVDQKWIQYPTPGDNLKGRGGPGLLVAQGKIWVVYGFAGEEADDVHTFDLTHKKWTQVETNGEKPTARSVFSTVAIGKYIIVYGGEVDPSDLGHLGAGKFTAQCYALDTETLLWKQLDDGLNSSHHPGPRGWCAFTGGEQDGRVGLLVYGGNSPSNDRLDDIFFFTPHFEDVK, encoded by the exons ATGGCTCTCAGGCAAGGCAAGTGGATCAAG CTTGAACAAACTGGAACTGGACCTGGAGCCAGAAGTTCACATGCCATCACCCAAGTTGGACAAAAGGCTTATGCCTTTGGTGGTGAATTCCAGCCACGTGTCCCGGTGGACAACATGATCCATGTTTTCGACCTCAAGGAACTAACCTGGTCTGCAATATCCGGCACCGGCGATGTCCCACCGCCACGTGTTGGTGTGACAATGGCAGCtattggaaaaaccatttatgTATTTGGTGGCAGGGACAATGAGCATAAGGAGCTTAATGAGCTTTACTCCTTTGACACATCTACAAACAAGTGGACCCTAATTTCCAGTGGGGATGCTGGCCCCCCTCACCGGAGCTACCACTCAGTGACTACCGACGACCGCCATGTCTATATTTTCGGTGGCTGTGGAGTGGCCGGCCGCCTCAATGATCTATGGGCTTACGATGTTGTGGATCAAAAGTGGATTCAATACCCAACACCAGGTGACAATTTGAAAGGAAGAGGTGGCCCTGGACTCCTAGTTGCCCAAGGAAAGATATGGGTTGTGTATGGCTTTGCTGGAGAAGAAGCAGATGATGTACACACATTTGATCTAACTCACAAAAAGTGGACACAAGTTGAGACAAATGGGGAGAAACCAACTGCCCGAAGTGTATTTTCTACTGTTGCAATTGGGAAATACATAATTGTATACGGTGGAGAAGTTGACCCCAGTGACTTAGGTCACTTGGGTGCCGGAAAGTTTACTGCTCAATGTTATGCATTGGATACAGAGACATTGCTGTGGAAGCAATTGGATGATGGCTTGAACTCGAGCCATCATCCTGGACCTCGTGGGTGGTGCGCATTTACCGGTGGGGAACAAGATGGCCGAGTAGGACTTCTGGTCTATGGTGGGAATTCACCTAGTAATGATCGGCTTGAtgacattttcttcttcaccCCTCATTTCGAAGATGTAAAGTAA
- the LOC126798717 gene encoding nudix hydrolase 2-like, with translation MLIAHSLLVSPDPKDTGPFFIQVTSVSMSSCAVAKPGLMPEGGVEQIELLRALDDIHGGVVIDMNDQHMDPEVFASLLQASLSEWRRKGKKGVWIKIPIELSDLVHAAVKEGFTYHHAESDYLMLKQWLPETVDTLPANASHRVGIGAFIMNNKREMLVVQEINGRFKDTGIWKMPTGTVNEGEDICSAAVREVKEETGIETEFVEILAFRQSHKSFFRKSDLFFVCMLKPQTFDIQEQNQEIAAAQWMPFEDYAAQAFVKQNKLFDHVAEICLAKTDKQYTGFTPLAKTTSSGKASYLYFNKRDMDDLLTSDKQQ, from the exons ATGCTTATTGCTCATTCTTTACTAGTTTCTCCCGACCCAAAAGACACAGGCCCGTTCTTCATTCAAGTCACGTCAGTTTCGATGAGTTCATGCGCTGTTGCAAAGCCCGGGTTGATGCCCGAAGGTGGAGTTGAGCAGATTGAATTGCTCAGGGCACTTGATGATATACATGGGGGAGTCGTTATAGACATGAATGACCAGCATATGGATCCTGAGGTTTTCGCTTCTTTACTGCAGGCCTCACTGTCAGAATGGAGGCGAAAG GGAAAAAAGGGCGTTTGGATCAAAATACCAATTGAACTCTCAGATCTAGTTCATGCTGCAGTCAAG GAAGGATTTACTTATCACCATGCTGAATCAGATTACCTAATGCTTAAACAATGGCTGCCTGAAACTGTTGATACTCTTCCTGCAAATGCTTCTCATCGAGTGGGCATTGGTGCTTTCATCATGAACAATAAGAGAGAG ATGCTTGTTGTTCAGGAGATCAATGGCAGATTCAAAGATACAGGTATCTGGAAGATGCCAACTGGGACTGTTAATGAA GGTGAGGATATCTGTTCAGCCGCAGTTAGAGAAGTCAAAGAAGAGACAGGA ATTGAGACAGAGTTTGTGGAAATCTTAGCGTTCAG GCAGAGCCACAAGTCATTCTTTCGAAAATcagatttattttttgtttgcaTGTTAAAGCCACAAACATTTGACATCCAGGAGCAGAATCAAGAGATTGCAGCAGCCCAG TGGATGCCATTTGAGGACTATGCAGCTCAAGCCTTTGTCAAACAGAACAAACTCTTTGACCATGTAGCAGAAATATGCTTGGCAAAAACAGATAAGCAGTATACTGGTTTTACCCCTCTAGCAAAGACGACATCTTCTGGAAAAGCAAGCTACTTGTATTTTAACAAGCGAGATATGGACGACCTACTCACTTCTGATAAACAACAATAG